GAAGCTGGGCGAACGGGGCTGGAACGCGCCCGCCTGGCCCAAGGAGTACGGAGGGGCGGGCATGAGCGTGATCCAGCAGTTCATCTTCAACGAGGAGATGGCGATCCACCGGGCGCCCCGTCCCGCTCACCTGATCATCGGGCTGGGCATGGCCGGCCCCACGATCATCGTTCACGGCACGGAGGAGCAGAAGAAGAAGTGGCTGCCGGGCATGCTGGCGGGCACCGACATCTGGTGCCAGGGCTACTCCGAGCCGGAAGCGGGCTCCGACCTGGCATCGCTGCGAACAAGGGCGGTGAAGGACGGCGATGATTACGTGCTTAACGGACAGAAGATATGGAGCACCATCGCCCACATCGCCAAGTGGATGATCTGCCTCGCCCGCACCGATCCCGATGCCCCCAAGCACAAGGGGATCACCTACTTCGTCATCGATATGAAATCGCCGGGCATTGAGGTGCGCGGCCTGACTAACATGGCGGACACGCACGAGTTCAACGAGGTGTTCTTCGACAACGTGCGCGTGCCCAAGGAGAACGTTATCGGCGAGGAGAACCGCGGCTGGTACGTGGCGATGACAACCCTCGACTTCGAGCGGTCGAGCGTGGGCTCAGCCATCGGCATGAAGCAGGAAGTGGAGGAGATGATCGAGTGGGCGAAGGCCCACGAGGACGAGCCGCAGAGCGCGCTCAAGCGCAACCCGATGCTCCGCTTTGAGATGGCGGACCGCTTGATCGAGGCGGACGTGGGCCGTATGCTCTCGTACCGTATAGCGAGCATGCAGAGCCGGGGCCTCATCCCCAACTATGAGGCCTCGCTGCTGAAAGTGTTCTCGGCGGAGCTGCACCAGCGGATAGCGCGCACACAGCTCAAGGTGCTGGGCATGTACGGCCAGCTCATGCCGAAGAGCCCACAGACGGCGCTCGACGGGCGCTGGACCCACCAGTACCTGCGTTCGATGGGATACACCATCGAGGCGGGCACGTCGGAGATACAGCGGAACATCATTGCCCAGCGCGGCTTGGGGCTGTCGCGCGACTAGCCGGGGCCGAAGGGCATCGAGACCAGATAGAAAAGGAGTCGAATAAATGGACCTGGGACTCAGCGAAGAGCAAGAGCTACTGAAGAACTTCGCCCGCGACTTCCTGGAGAAGGAGTGCCCGGAGAGCCTTGTCCGCGAGATGGAAGAGGACGAGAAGGGCTATTCGCCCCAGCTCTGGAAGGGGATGGCCGACCAGGGCTGGCACGGGCTGATCGTGCCGCCGGAGCTGGGCGGCAGCGGCATGACGTTCCTCGACCTGGTCATTCTGACGGAGGAGTTCGGCCGCGCGCTCGTGCCGGGGCCTTTCCTGTCGACGCAGGTGGGTGGCGCTGTTCCCCTGCTCGACTTCGGTACGGACGCGCAGAAGAAAGAGTACCTGCCGAAGATCGCTTCCGGCGAGAGCATCTGGACGCTGGCCGCATCCGAGCCGGAAGGTCGCTTCGACGCCGAGGGCATTCAGATGGAGGCGAAGGCGCAGGGCGACAAGTTCGTGCTGAACGGGACGAAGCTGTTCATCCGCGACGCCCACGTCGCCGACTACATGACGGTGGCGGTGCGCACGGGCAAAGGCGCGAACCCTGAGGACGGCATCACCGTCCTTATCGTCGACGCCAAGAGCCCGGGGATCAGCACGGAGCTGCTCAAGACGATCGGCAGCGACAAGCAGTGCGAGGTCAAGTTCGAGAACGTCGAGGTGCCGGCCTCGAACGTCATCGGTGAGGCCGGCAAGGGCTGGCCGGTGTTGCAGAAGACGCTGCGCAAGGCGACGATCCTCGAGTGCGCGTACCTGGTGGGCCTGGCGCAGATGGACTTCGAGATCACGGTGAACTACGCCAAGGAGCGCGTGCAGTTCGGCCGGCCCATCGGCAGCTTCCAGGCGATCCAGCACAAGTGCGCGGACATGGTGACGGACGTCGACGGCTCGCGCTTTCTGATGTACAAGGCGGCGTGGTCGGTGGCGGAGGACGAGCCGGATGCGGAGCAGGCGGTGCACATGGCGAAGGCGTGGTGTGGCGAAGCGACGCGCCGGGTGGTGGCGCACGGGCAGCAGATCCACGGCGGCATCGGGTTCACTAAGGACTACAAGATACAGCTTTACTTCCGGCGCCAGAAGATGGCGGAGCTGATGTGGGGCGACTCGGACTACCACCGGGAGCTGGTGGCGCAGTCGCTGGAGGTCTAGCGGCACAACAATAGCGAATCGAAAGGGAAGGGGGCTGCCCTCGTGGCGGCCCTCTTTTTATGACGTGAAAAATGCGTGGGCGCTAGATCCTGACGCGCCTCCGCAGCTCAGCCCCCGTTGCGACGCCCGCCAGGCCGAGCGCAGCCAGCGCCATCCACACACTCCGAAGCTGACCCTTGCCGCTCTGGGCCGGGGCGTCACCGACGCTGACCACCGTCACCTCGGGTGTGCCGACAGGTACCATCGTCAGGTTCAACTGCTGCGGCGGCGAGCTTCCGTCCCAGGCGTGCCATGTGCCCTTCTCGCGGGCGACGGCGATAACGTTGCCCTGGGCATCCAGCAGCTTGAACGTGATCTCCGCCCCCTCCACGCCACAGCCCGCTTGCTGCTGCGCCGCGTAGACGAAAGCGCTGTACGTGGGGGGCAGACTGCCGGAAGCGTAGCCGCAGGGCTGATTGCCTATGAAAGGCACCAGAGTCTGCCCCGGAAGGGCGATTTCACTGGATAAGCTGCCGCCAACAAACGCGAACGGGGGAGCGGTCAGAGCCATGATCTGAGTGACTCCCGCTCGCCAGATGCCAATTTGTGAAGCCTGCCTTCCCCCGACAAAGAAAGTAATGACAGCCCCATCAAAACCGCAGCCCGGCCTCGCTTCTTGCGAGAGCACGGCCACCCTGTAGCCGAAGCCGACGGGCCCAGGGCCGCCGGGGCCGCCGGGGATGTTCACCGTGACTCCTTCGCCGCACACGATATCTCCCACCTTGGCAGCCACAGGAGCTTCGGCGTTGTGGGCATCCAGATAGATAGCGCCGGTGAAAGTAGCCACTTGCTCAGGGGAAGGGGTCGCTGCGACTTCCATCGTGGGCGTGGGGGTTTGCGCGCCGGTGATGTTGATCGCAAGTGCGACCAGAGCACCACAAAGGCAAATCGTTAAGATTCCTCCGTCTCTGTACACTATGCGCCCCCTTTTTTGCTCCGTTGCCTCGCTCCGATTGTGATAACGCGAAGGGGCGACTTTGGTTAACGATATTTCTTGAGGACCTGCGCCGTCCGGGGAGTCCAGAGGGGGTGTCCCCCTGAGTCAATACGAGCTTTCTAGGGCGGGAGGGTGGGAAGGAGAACGCTAATGTTGCGGTGACCACGCCCCACGCCGCCCCACGCACCAGGCAGCGGTTCCTCCCCTGTGAGCCCGATATAGTATAATGGTGAGAGCAGATTCGGGTTCGCGTCCGTATAGTCGCGGGCGCGGAGGGAAATGTAATGAACAACGTTAAGACGCTATTCCTCTTCAGCCTGCTGACCGGCCTGCTCGTCGCCATCGGCTGGATTATCGGCGGGTTCGGCGGCATGATCGCCTTTCTCGTGCTCGCGGGGATCATGAACTTCGCCGCATTCTGGTTCTCCGATAAGCTCGTCCTGCGCATGTCCGGCGCGCGCGAGGTGACGGCCGACGAGGAGCCGCGATTGCACGCGCTGGTCGAGGACGTGGTCGGCCTGACGGGGCTGCCCAAGCCGAAGGTGTACATCGTCCAGAGCGACACGCCGAACGCCTTCGCCACCGGCCGCAACCCCAAGAACGCCGCCGTCGCCGTGACGACGGGTATCGCGCGCATCCTCGACTACCAGGAGCTGAAGGCGGTGATAGCGCACGAGCTGGGCCACATCCGCAACCGCGACACCCTCATTCAGACGGTCGTGGCCACGGTGGCGGGCGCGATCACGATGATCGCGTGGATGCTGCAGTGGACGCTGCTGTTCGGCGGCGGACGCCGCGGCGGACGCGACAACCCGCTGGCGATAATCGGGCTGCTGGCGGCGGTGATACTGGCGCCGCTTGCCGCGACGGTCATCCGGCTGGCGATATCGCGGGCGCGCGAGTTCGAGGCGGACGCCACGGGCGCGCGGATGATCCACGACCCGGAGGCGCTGGCGAACGCGCTGCTCAAGCTGCACCAGGGGGTGCAGATGCACCCGCTGCCCGACAATGGGGCGACGGAGGCGACGGCGCACCTGTACATCGTCAATCCCTTGAAGAGCGAGGGCCTGGTCGGGCTATTCAGCACGCACCCATCGGTTGAGGAGCGGGTGCGCCGCCTGCGGGCGATGGCGGGTCTGTCGTAAAATCCATCAGAGGTAGTGACGGGGCCGATGCCAGCGCATCGGCCCTTCTGCTGCAAGGCCGGAAGGAGGGAGCCATGGCTGAGGGATGCCTATTCTGCCGTATGGCATCGGGCGAGATGGAGGTCGAAAAGCTGTACGACGATGACCTCGTCTTCGCCGTCCGCGACATCAACCCCCGCGCGCCCGTCCACGTGCTCGTCGTCCCGAAGGAGCACATCCCCACCCTCGGCGACATCGACGAGCGCCACGCCTCTACGCTCTACGCCATGATGAAGGCGGCGAACGAGGTCGCGGCGCGGGAGGGCGTCGGCGAGCGCGGGTATCGGGTCGCGATCAACGTCGGGCGGGAGGGCGGCCAGGTGATCCGCCACCTGCACATGCACCTGCTGGGCGGCCGCGTGTTGGGCGCGGAGGGATAACGGTGTCAGGCATCGAAGAGGCGCTGCGCAAGGAAGTGGCGGCCCTCCCTGACGGCCTGCGACAGCACGTCGAGCGCGTGGTCGACGAGGCGGAGCGGCTGGCGTCGCTGCACGGGGTCGACGGCGCGAAGGCGCGGCTGGCGGCGCTGGGGCACGACCTCGTGCGGGCGGTCCCCCGCGACGAGCTGCTGCGTATGGCGCGGGAGCTGGGGCTAAACGCGAGCGACGTCGAGGAGGCGGAGCCGGTGCTGCTGCACGGGCCGATCGCGGCGCGGCTGATGCGCGAGCGCTTCGGCGTCGACGACCCCGAGGTGCTGGCGGCGGTGGAGGCGCACACGACGGGTCGCCCGGGGATGTCGTCGCTGGCGAAGATCATGTACGTGGCCGACAAGACGGAGCCGGTCGGTCTCAAGTACTTCCCGGCGTGGTCGGAGGTGCGGGATCTGGCAGAGAACGACCTCGATCCCGCTGTGCTCAAGGGGCTCGACCTGTCGATTGGGGAAGCGGTCAGGCGCGGCTGGCTGCTGCACCCCGATACGATTGCGGCGCGCAACGAGCTGCTGCGCGCGAAGCAATCATAGCGCTTTCCCTCAGCGCCTCACCGCCGATCGTGGCTGGCTGGGCACAGAGGCCCGACCCTGCCGGCGGTAGGCGAGAATAGTGTCATTCCCTGATTGACGAAATAGAACACCTATTCTATTCTTGTCCCCACAGGTAGTCCACTTCCTCAGGACCAGCGCTCGTGGTAGACACCATTCTGCTGACCCAGGGAATCTTTACCCTTGTTTGCGCCGGCTTCAACGCCGCGTACTTCGCCGGCTACTGTCTCGACGGCGGTACGGCGGCGCGGCGGCGCGCGGGAGCGGCGGCGCTCGCGGTGATCAACGCGGCGGTGCTGGTGGAAAGCCTGTCGTTTCTCGGGCTGTACGCGGCCCACCGCTCCGGCTCCGACGCGCTCGTGATATCGCCATCGCTGTGGCTGCCGGCGCGGACGCTGCTGCTGGCGGGGGTCGCCTTCATCGCCGCGCTTATCGTCAGGCAGCGGGGCCGGCGCTAGGAGGAGAAGAGATGTCGGCGCTCGCTCTTGCCGTCGGACGCAACGATTGGGGGCTGGTCGCGCTCTATCTGCTGCTGGGCGTGGCGGAGGCCGCCGCGAAGCTACCACCGGACGCGCTCGAAGGGCTGCTGGAGGTGCTGGAGGGGACACTGCGTCGTGGGCGGAGGTGAAGTCCGCGGCAGACGGCGGCGACGTCGTTGTCCGGCGCCTGTAAAGGGCTTCTACGACGGCGCGCTCACAGAGGCCGAACGCGAGGGGTTGCCGGCGGCTAAGCAGGTCGAGGGGCTGGACGAGGAGATAGCGCTCATCCGGCTGCGGCTGCGGTCGGCGCTGGAGCAGCACCCGCAGAACCTGACGCTGATGCTGAGGGGGATCGAGCTGCTGGTCAAAACGCTCTCGGCGCGCTACCAGCTCAACAAGGACGACAAGACGGCGCTCTCGGAGAGCTTGCGGCGGACGCTCGAGGAGATCGGCGGGCCGCTTTACCCGGAGGCTTTCGGTGACGACGGAGGAAACGGCAACTGAAGCGGCGAGGCCACGGCGTCGCGCGACGCGGACGGGCCGCAGCCGTAGCGCCGCCGCCGCGTTCCAGGCTGTGGTGGAGGAGCGTCTGCGCAACCTGGAGCAGCAGTTGAACGAGCTCAAGGGCCGGGTAAACGGCCTCATCTTTCTCATCGTCGGCGTGGTGATCACGCAGCTAGTGCTGAGGATGTTGCAGTGAAAGCGGAGAGCGGCGTCGATGGGACGCGGGCGGGGATACGCCGCCGGTTGCGGGCCTACCAGGTCGAGGCCGGGCGCGCCATTCTCGATAGCGTGATGAACGGCCGCGGGCTGACGATCACGGTCGAGATCGCGCGGCAGGGGGGCAAGAACGAGCTTTCGGCGCAGATCGAGGCGTTCCTGCTGATGATGAACATGTTCCGTCCCGTCGACGCGGTGAAGTGCGCGCCCACGTTCAACCCCCAGTGCGGCATCAGCATGCGACGGCTGTGGTCGCGCCTCCAGGAGGCGGGCCTGGGCGCGCTGTGCGCCCGCGAGGAGGGCCGCGCGATACGCCTGGGACGGGCGCGACAGCTCTTTCTCTCGGCGGACCCGCAGGCGAACGTCGTCGGCCATACGGCGCACACTCTGCTGGAGGTCGACGAGGCGCAGGACGTCGACATCGAAAAGTTCGACAAGGAGTTCCGCCCCATGGCGTCGACAACGGGGGCGACGACGGTGCTCTACGGCACGGCGTGGGACGAGCGGACGCTGCTCGAA
The nucleotide sequence above comes from Dehalococcoidia bacterium. Encoded proteins:
- a CDS encoding acyl-CoA dehydrogenase family protein produces the protein MDLRDSPEEAAFRKEVREFIEKEAPKFARGTRIEEMIMKSGDWFKKLGERGWNAPAWPKEYGGAGMSVIQQFIFNEEMAIHRAPRPAHLIIGLGMAGPTIIVHGTEEQKKKWLPGMLAGTDIWCQGYSEPEAGSDLASLRTRAVKDGDDYVLNGQKIWSTIAHIAKWMICLARTDPDAPKHKGITYFVIDMKSPGIEVRGLTNMADTHEFNEVFFDNVRVPKENVIGEENRGWYVAMTTLDFERSSVGSAIGMKQEVEEMIEWAKAHEDEPQSALKRNPMLRFEMADRLIEADVGRMLSYRIASMQSRGLIPNYEASLLKVFSAELHQRIARTQLKVLGMYGQLMPKSPQTALDGRWTHQYLRSMGYTIEAGTSEIQRNIIAQRGLGLSRD
- a CDS encoding acyl-CoA dehydrogenase, coding for MDLGLSEEQELLKNFARDFLEKECPESLVREMEEDEKGYSPQLWKGMADQGWHGLIVPPELGGSGMTFLDLVILTEEFGRALVPGPFLSTQVGGAVPLLDFGTDAQKKEYLPKIASGESIWTLAASEPEGRFDAEGIQMEAKAQGDKFVLNGTKLFIRDAHVADYMTVAVRTGKGANPEDGITVLIVDAKSPGISTELLKTIGSDKQCEVKFENVEVPASNVIGEAGKGWPVLQKTLRKATILECAYLVGLAQMDFEITVNYAKERVQFGRPIGSFQAIQHKCADMVTDVDGSRFLMYKAAWSVAEDEPDAEQAVHMAKAWCGEATRRVVAHGQQIHGGIGFTKDYKIQLYFRRQKMAELMWGDSDYHRELVAQSLEV
- the yqeK gene encoding bis(5'-nucleosyl)-tetraphosphatase (symmetrical) YqeK, whose product is MSGIEEALRKEVAALPDGLRQHVERVVDEAERLASLHGVDGAKARLAALGHDLVRAVPRDELLRMARELGLNASDVEEAEPVLLHGPIAARLMRERFGVDDPEVLAAVEAHTTGRPGMSSLAKIMYVADKTEPVGLKYFPAWSEVRDLAENDLDPAVLKGLDLSIGEAVRRGWLLHPDTIAARNELLRAKQS
- a CDS encoding histidine triad nucleotide-binding protein, translated to MAEGCLFCRMASGEMEVEKLYDDDLVFAVRDINPRAPVHVLVVPKEHIPTLGDIDERHASTLYAMMKAANEVAAREGVGERGYRVAINVGREGGQVIRHLHMHLLGGRVLGAEG
- a CDS encoding zinc metalloprotease HtpX → MNNVKTLFLFSLLTGLLVAIGWIIGGFGGMIAFLVLAGIMNFAAFWFSDKLVLRMSGAREVTADEEPRLHALVEDVVGLTGLPKPKVYIVQSDTPNAFATGRNPKNAAVAVTTGIARILDYQELKAVIAHELGHIRNRDTLIQTVVATVAGAITMIAWMLQWTLLFGGGRRGGRDNPLAIIGLLAAVILAPLAATVIRLAISRAREFEADATGARMIHDPEALANALLKLHQGVQMHPLPDNGATEATAHLYIVNPLKSEGLVGLFSTHPSVEERVRRLRAMAGLS